One window from the genome of Lentibacillus daqui encodes:
- the sstT gene encoding serine/threonine transporter SstT has translation MKKLWNMWNRLSLVKQICIGLVVGIILAIAIPSVAKAFIILGSLFVGALKAVAPILVFFLVMAAIAQHKSGHKTNMKSILVLYLLGTFLAGFIAVIASFIFPVTLTLATGSEDLSAPGGVVEVLKTLLMSIVDNPVSAIYNANYIGILAWAILIGLALKSAPDTTKTMISNISDAVTKIVTWIIKFAPFGIMGLVIEAITTSGLDALLDYGKLLAVLLGCMLFVALVVNPIMVFICIRQNPYPLVFTCLRESGITAFFTRSSAANIPVNMRLCEKLGLNRDTYSVSIPLGGTINMAGAAVTISVLTLAAVHTLDIQVDIPTAVILSVLSAVCACGASGVAGGSLLLIPLACSLFGIPDDIAMQVVGVGFIVGVLQDSCETALNSSTDALFTAAAEFRERRKAGEKINMNAS, from the coding sequence ATGAAAAAACTATGGAATATGTGGAATCGCTTAAGTTTAGTTAAACAAATATGTATCGGTTTGGTTGTAGGTATTATTCTGGCCATCGCTATTCCGAGTGTAGCGAAAGCCTTTATCATTTTAGGATCTTTATTTGTAGGAGCTTTGAAAGCGGTTGCGCCAATATTGGTATTTTTCTTGGTTATGGCGGCCATCGCTCAACATAAAAGTGGACATAAAACGAATATGAAATCGATTCTCGTACTTTATCTGTTGGGTACTTTTTTAGCCGGATTTATAGCAGTTATTGCAAGTTTTATATTCCCTGTAACCTTAACACTTGCTACGGGTTCTGAAGATTTATCGGCTCCTGGTGGTGTAGTAGAGGTTCTTAAAACATTGCTAATGAGCATCGTAGACAACCCGGTATCGGCGATTTACAATGCGAACTATATCGGTATATTGGCTTGGGCAATACTTATTGGTTTAGCCTTGAAAAGCGCGCCGGATACTACCAAAACAATGATATCCAATATTTCAGATGCCGTTACCAAAATCGTTACATGGATCATCAAATTTGCACCTTTTGGTATTATGGGACTAGTTATTGAGGCTATTACTACAAGTGGACTTGATGCTTTACTTGATTATGGAAAGTTACTTGCTGTTTTGTTGGGTTGCATGCTCTTTGTAGCTCTCGTTGTTAATCCAATCATGGTATTTATATGTATTCGTCAAAATCCATACCCACTTGTATTTACATGTTTAAGGGAAAGTGGAATTACAGCATTCTTTACACGCAGTTCTGCTGCAAACATACCTGTTAACATGAGATTATGTGAAAAACTTGGCTTGAATAGAGATACTTACTCTGTATCCATTCCGTTGGGCGGAACCATTAATATGGCTGGTGCCGCTGTTACGATTTCCGTTCTGACACTGGCTGCAGTTCATACATTGGATATTCAAGTGGACATCCCAACAGCAGTAATTCTTAGTGTTTTATCAGCAGTATGTGCTTGCGGTGCTTCGGGTGTTGCAGGTGGTTCTTTATTACTAATTCCTTTGGCATGCAGCCTCTTTGGAATTCCAGATGATATTGCAATGCAGGTAGTTGGCGTGGGCTTTATCGTAGGTGTTTTACAAGATTCTTGTGAAACAGCACTTAACTCGTCAACAGACGCCCTTTTCACAGCTGCGGCCGAATTTAGAGAGAGGCGAAAAGCAGGGGAAAAAATTAATATGAATGCATCATAA
- a CDS encoding peptidoglycan recognition protein family protein gives MRKIGIIMIAFIICTVGFPTGSFAATNNHSDDQTEKQYDTTNDKKDSKQDDEYNQLGVKKGTKVHGEDISKLTKDELQYIPEGWRDGIDEGEDEHEHVNHGEAEENKLSTFKKANYPNVNDYIQSKNLPTAKVAYDHKSVFPKFGYRNGKPEGVVAHETANNSSTIDNEISYTTRNYQNAFVHAFVDNSRVIEMHPPNYASWGAGRFANERFIHVELVRVHSFDKFARSINNYANYIASLLWKYDLGVSSAEKTGTGSLWSHKAVSNHLGGTTHVDPHAYFQQWGYNWDEFVDLVQLKYDELAVTKK, from the coding sequence ATGAGAAAGATAGGTATCATTATGATAGCATTCATCATTTGTACCGTGGGATTTCCGACAGGTTCTTTTGCAGCAACAAATAACCATTCGGATGATCAAACCGAAAAGCAATATGACACAACGAACGATAAAAAGGATTCCAAACAAGATGATGAATATAACCAACTGGGTGTCAAGAAGGGTACAAAGGTGCATGGGGAAGATATTAGTAAACTTACCAAGGACGAGCTTCAGTATATACCAGAAGGATGGCGCGATGGTATTGATGAAGGTGAAGATGAACATGAACATGTGAACCACGGGGAAGCAGAAGAGAATAAATTGTCCACATTTAAAAAGGCTAACTATCCTAATGTAAATGACTACATTCAATCTAAGAATCTACCAACTGCGAAAGTAGCGTATGATCATAAATCAGTTTTTCCGAAGTTTGGTTACCGTAATGGGAAACCAGAGGGTGTGGTCGCGCATGAAACAGCTAATAATTCATCGACAATTGACAATGAAATTTCTTATACGACGAGAAATTATCAAAATGCGTTTGTCCATGCTTTTGTGGATAATTCCCGAGTAATTGAAATGCACCCGCCTAATTACGCTTCATGGGGTGCAGGGCGATTTGCCAATGAACGCTTCATTCACGTCGAATTGGTCCGTGTCCATAGTTTTGATAAATTTGCACGATCGATCAATAATTATGCGAATTATATTGCATCTCTGTTATGGAAATACGATCTTGGCGTTAGCAGTGCGGAAAAGACTGGAACTGGCTCACTATGGTCACATAAGGCAGTAAGCAACCATTTAGGCGGGACAACACATGTTGATCCACATGCTTATTTTCAACAGTGGGGGTACAATTGGGATGAATTTGTTGATTTGGTTCAACTAAAATATGATGAACTGGCTGTTACAAAGAAATAA
- a CDS encoding ElyC/SanA/YdcF family protein: MKIKLLKMLFSIFLIAMMAACDNSETSKNDQPASSDENNIENVSKDEKQDIDDLFNQVKNDSPTSKRIQALKDIAMHYYWYGGDLKEAEKEVFKGITLHGDYDVVEEAFKQASAIEPHDMDLKYALASTQILQKEIPEALNTYKEIMNDDKEYFNAWLMHGIYSKIEGDLDTFQSDIDQLEKIDKVKAKEYNKKIDLVDNIEGVTLETKVPDDLKKENHAFVVLGYALSDDGKMEDTLLERLKVAKEAAEAYPDSKIIVTGGVPKQGNTEADVMFDWLTEEGIEEDRVIKEDMATDTIENALFSMNIVKEEGVKDITLITSASHMRRALVVFNEINNMLQKQGEDIDRDISNIVHMDFDDQKEAEEVKKDEEFVIYRDLIRASGIWQFPGMQR; the protein is encoded by the coding sequence ATGAAAATTAAACTTTTGAAAATGCTATTTTCTATTTTTTTAATAGCGATGATGGCTGCATGTGATAATTCGGAAACCAGTAAAAATGATCAGCCAGCTTCGTCCGATGAAAATAACATCGAAAATGTATCGAAAGATGAAAAACAGGATATTGATGATCTTTTCAATCAAGTGAAAAATGACTCCCCGACAAGTAAGCGAATTCAAGCGCTAAAAGATATTGCCATGCATTATTATTGGTATGGCGGGGATTTAAAAGAAGCTGAAAAAGAAGTGTTCAAAGGGATTACATTACATGGGGACTATGATGTTGTGGAAGAGGCTTTTAAACAGGCATCCGCCATTGAGCCGCATGATATGGATTTGAAATACGCCCTTGCATCAACTCAAATTTTGCAAAAAGAAATCCCAGAAGCATTAAATACATATAAAGAAATTATGAACGATGATAAAGAGTATTTTAATGCCTGGTTAATGCACGGAATTTATTCAAAAATAGAGGGTGATCTTGATACCTTTCAATCTGACATTGATCAATTGGAGAAAATTGACAAGGTAAAAGCAAAAGAATACAACAAGAAAATTGATCTGGTAGACAACATAGAGGGGGTTACCCTAGAAACCAAGGTGCCAGATGATTTAAAAAAAGAAAATCACGCTTTTGTTGTTCTAGGTTATGCTCTGTCTGATGATGGGAAAATGGAAGATACACTATTAGAAAGGTTGAAAGTTGCCAAGGAAGCTGCCGAGGCATACCCTGATTCAAAGATTATAGTTACTGGCGGTGTTCCAAAACAAGGAAATACCGAGGCTGATGTCATGTTTGATTGGCTTACTGAAGAAGGTATTGAAGAAGATCGGGTTATAAAGGAGGATATGGCAACAGATACAATCGAAAATGCCTTATTCTCCATGAATATTGTTAAAGAGGAAGGGGTTAAGGACATTACCTTAATCACAAGTGCCTCACATATGAGAAGGGCGCTAGTCGTTTTTAATGAAATCAATAATATGCTTCAAAAACAAGGAGAAGATATCGACCGGGATATTAGCAATATCGTTCACATGGATTTTGATGATCAGAAAGAGGCGGAGGAAGTAAAAAAAGATGAAGAGTTTGTGATTTACCGTGATTTAATCCGGGCTAGCGGTATTTGGCAATTCCCGGGGATGCAAAGATAG
- a CDS encoding ribonuclease HI family protein: protein MIEVYTDGASSGNPGLSGAGIYIKAGGNTDAYTFPLGVLTNHEAEFHAVIKALEICKQYFPGEILSFRSDSKVVVDVIDKNFTKNPSFLPLLEKIQQEAGHFPYFFIKWIPEKQNHHADQLARKAIHLH, encoded by the coding sequence TTGATCGAAGTATACACAGACGGTGCATCAAGCGGTAACCCCGGTCTTAGCGGTGCTGGTATTTATATCAAAGCGGGAGGAAATACAGATGCATATACTTTTCCACTTGGAGTGCTTACGAATCATGAAGCAGAATTTCACGCCGTCATCAAAGCATTAGAAATTTGTAAACAGTACTTTCCGGGTGAAATTCTGTCATTCCGTTCCGATTCCAAGGTTGTAGTGGATGTTATCGACAAAAATTTCACGAAAAACCCATCCTTCCTTCCGCTGCTGGAAAAAATCCAACAAGAAGCTGGGCATTTCCCGTATTTTTTTATCAAATGGATCCCTGAGAAGCAAAACCACCATGCTGACCAGCTGGCTAGAAAGGCTATTCATCTACATTAG
- a CDS encoding YpzI family protein gives MGKDRQEKKLKESGKVQSDRDVGLRYKGSTKMSSPEEARRLNDGFK, from the coding sequence TTGGGCAAAGATCGTCAAGAAAAAAAGTTGAAAGAAAGCGGAAAAGTTCAATCAGATCGTGATGTGGGTTTGCGATATAAAGGGTCAACAAAAATGTCCAGCCCTGAAGAAGCGAGAAGATTAAATGATGGGTTTAAATAA
- a CDS encoding pyridoxal-phosphate-dependent aminotransferase family protein, protein MRNKEMLLIPGPTPVIDSIYDAMAQETWSHTDPRFAAIYKHAIEQTREMLKTDGEVFVIAGSGTLAMEMAVVNTVAPGEKLLVVSNGFFGDRFIKLGKSFGIDIEVIQVEWGQSVTAVELEAKLAKDKFKAVTITHADTSTGVAADLDALVPVVKRHGALVILDGVCATAAMEENMSKGYGDDNATIDVVLTGSQKAIGVPPGLAVVAFNQSALDARKKLEHVPAYYTDINNWIPIMHDPKKYFATPAVNLIYAYDQGMKLVLEEGMEKRIERHKEFSKLVRSGLEAYGMKPLADEDVAATTLTCVLYPEGVDDAEFRAKLAEKGVVVAGSLAHLAGKAFRIGHMGNTTKDMLKEAVRLIGVTLEEMGHNVDIDRAATVFDEQFS, encoded by the coding sequence ATGAGAAACAAAGAAATGTTACTAATTCCGGGGCCAACACCGGTCATTGATTCTATTTATGACGCAATGGCACAGGAGACCTGGAGTCATACAGATCCACGATTTGCTGCCATTTATAAACATGCAATTGAGCAAACGAGGGAAATGCTCAAAACCGATGGCGAGGTTTTTGTAATTGCTGGTTCTGGCACACTAGCGATGGAAATGGCGGTTGTTAATACGGTCGCTCCTGGAGAAAAGCTTTTGGTTGTTAGTAATGGGTTTTTCGGAGATCGTTTTATAAAACTGGGAAAATCCTTTGGTATCGACATTGAGGTGATTCAGGTAGAATGGGGACAATCTGTTACTGCAGTAGAGCTGGAGGCAAAGTTGGCAAAAGATAAATTTAAGGCGGTAACCATCACCCATGCAGATACGTCTACAGGTGTTGCAGCCGATTTGGATGCATTGGTACCTGTTGTTAAACGCCATGGTGCGCTGGTTATTTTGGATGGTGTTTGTGCGACTGCTGCAATGGAAGAGAATATGAGCAAGGGCTATGGGGATGATAACGCAACAATTGATGTAGTTTTGACAGGATCACAAAAGGCAATCGGTGTGCCACCAGGACTTGCGGTTGTTGCGTTTAACCAAAGTGCACTAGATGCTCGCAAAAAGCTGGAGCATGTCCCGGCATATTACACAGACATTAATAACTGGATTCCAATTATGCACGATCCAAAGAAATATTTTGCCACACCGGCAGTTAACCTCATTTATGCATATGATCAAGGCATGAAACTTGTCCTTGAGGAAGGGATGGAAAAACGTATCGAGCGCCATAAGGAATTTTCCAAACTGGTACGATCAGGTCTTGAAGCATATGGCATGAAACCATTAGCTGATGAAGATGTTGCGGCTACAACATTGACATGTGTGCTGTATCCAGAGGGTGTGGATGATGCTGAATTCCGTGCTAAACTAGCCGAAAAAGGTGTCGTCGTAGCCGGTTCCCTTGCACATTTGGCAGGAAAAGCTTTTCGCATTGGCCATATGGGTAATACCACAAAAGACATGCTGAAGGAAGCTGTACGGTTAATCGGTGTGACGTTAGAAGAAATGGGGCATAATGTTGACATTGATCGGGCGGCAACGGTATTTGATGAACAATTTAGTTGA
- a CDS encoding Uma2 family endonuclease has translation MVLPQENNVITYAEYLELDDDMQYEVIEGRIYNMAPSPNVKHQSIASELITEFNIHFRNQSCRVVSEIDVSLSGEKDPSKVNEWVKPDIVVVCDKDKIMKNHIAGAPDLIVEILSKSTAKTDKMIKFHRYQRAGVKEYWIVDPVYETIDVYLLENEYYKHTGTFANGDVINTSAFDGLSVKLEHVFRDDF, from the coding sequence ATGGTTTTACCACAAGAAAATAATGTGATTACTTATGCTGAATATCTGGAATTAGATGATGATATGCAATATGAAGTGATTGAAGGCCGTATCTATAATATGGCGCCATCACCAAATGTGAAACACCAATCCATTGCATCAGAACTTATCACAGAATTTAACATTCATTTTAGAAATCAGTCATGCCGAGTAGTTAGTGAGATTGATGTTTCGCTTAGTGGAGAAAAGGATCCATCCAAGGTAAATGAATGGGTTAAGCCAGATATTGTGGTTGTGTGTGATAAAGATAAAATCATGAAAAATCATATTGCCGGTGCACCAGATTTGATAGTGGAAATCCTCTCAAAATCAACCGCGAAAACAGATAAAATGATTAAGTTCCATCGCTATCAAAGAGCAGGCGTGAAGGAATATTGGATAGTTGACCCGGTGTATGAAACGATTGATGTATATTTGTTGGAGAACGAATACTACAAACATACCGGAACATTCGCAAATGGTGATGTAATAAATACTTCTGCCTTTGACGGTCTGTCTGTTAAGCTTGAGCATGTTTTTCGAGATGATTTTTAG
- a CDS encoding dihydrolipoamide acetyltransferase family protein, protein MKEYIENDYYEKTLYFSKWNYLTKECDDMYELTFTDVGEGLHEAEILKWFVREGERVQADSPIVEVQTDKASVEITSPKTGVVKRLFGEVGKIVKVGETLAEIDLSQGEAEPERENNTSGQPEQSVQTKYPHLKSSPNEPRIIAAPSVRKFAREKGVDLKLVTGTKKNGRITKEDVQGYLNNRTGFTVTDNMETKKPQETPPSDEVLPIKGLRRQIYQNMTKSAFTIPHVTGMDEINVERLVQLRKELNHVSEHKITYLPIIIKIVVEVLKKNPIFNASIDEEKQEIHLKKQYNIGIATATDQGLIVPVIHHADQKSIDELALEIATLATKAENGKLSLVELQGGTFTISSTGAKGGFYGTPIIHHPEVAILGVHAIKEKPVILPNRELGIGNVMGISLSFDHRIIDGEPAGRFMNDLTHYMEHPESLLLKTR, encoded by the coding sequence ATGAAAGAGTATATTGAAAATGATTACTATGAAAAAACTTTATATTTTAGTAAGTGGAACTATCTAACAAAGGAGTGTGATGACATGTACGAGTTGACCTTTACGGATGTTGGCGAAGGGCTCCACGAGGCGGAAATACTGAAGTGGTTTGTTCGGGAAGGGGAAAGAGTTCAAGCTGATTCACCCATTGTCGAAGTACAAACGGACAAGGCCTCTGTAGAGATCACGTCACCGAAAACGGGGGTGGTTAAACGTTTGTTTGGCGAAGTAGGGAAGATCGTTAAAGTGGGCGAAACACTTGCCGAGATAGATTTATCGCAAGGGGAAGCGGAACCGGAAAGGGAAAATAACACCTCCGGACAGCCGGAACAATCGGTACAAACGAAATATCCGCATTTAAAATCATCCCCCAATGAACCGCGAATTATTGCGGCACCAAGTGTTCGAAAATTTGCCAGGGAAAAAGGCGTCGATTTGAAATTGGTAACTGGAACGAAAAAAAATGGGCGTATAACAAAAGAAGATGTTCAAGGTTATCTAAATAATAGGACTGGGTTCACTGTAACGGATAACATGGAAACCAAGAAACCCCAAGAAACGCCACCAAGTGATGAGGTGCTTCCAATCAAGGGATTACGCCGGCAAATTTATCAAAACATGACGAAATCGGCGTTTACTATTCCACATGTTACCGGGATGGATGAGATCAATGTGGAAAGGCTCGTTCAATTGAGGAAAGAACTCAATCATGTTTCGGAACATAAGATTACGTATCTACCAATCATCATAAAAATAGTAGTGGAAGTTTTGAAGAAAAATCCAATTTTTAATGCATCAATCGATGAGGAAAAGCAAGAGATTCATCTGAAAAAGCAGTATAACATTGGCATCGCAACGGCAACTGATCAAGGATTAATCGTACCTGTAATCCACCATGCCGATCAAAAAAGCATTGATGAATTGGCATTGGAAATCGCAACTCTTGCCACGAAGGCTGAAAATGGGAAGTTATCATTAGTCGAGTTGCAGGGTGGAACATTTACCATTTCCAGTACCGGGGCCAAGGGCGGGTTTTACGGAACGCCGATTATCCACCATCCTGAAGTTGCCATCCTGGGTGTTCATGCCATTAAGGAGAAACCGGTTATCCTTCCAAACCGGGAGCTTGGGATTGGCAATGTGATGGGAATCAGCTTGTCATTTGATCATCGGATTATCGATGGGGAGCCCGCAGGAAGATTCATGAATGATTTAACCCATTATATGGAACATCCTGAAAGCTTACTTTTAAAGACTAGATAA
- the pdhA gene encoding pyruvate dehydrogenase (acetyl-transferring) E1 component subunit alpha, translating into MFEENQLAFDRVQLLNEEGKINNPSSDMPISNDTMLHMYKWMKKARLMDEKLLRMQRQGRIGTYAPLSGQEAAQVGSAFALEKSDWLCPSYRDLAACMVHGMPFDQVLRYVKGHLYGSRNAEGLRMLPIQIIIAAQTLHAVGTAFAAKLKHEHTVSVSYFGDGATSQGDFHEALNFASVYQLPVVFFCQNNHYAISVPRKQQTASNTIAQKAIAYGIKGVQVDGNDLVGVYQVMKEAVQRARNDEGPTLIEAETYRLGPHTTSDDPNKYRSKEEVQQWMEKRDPIIRVKKYLISNQLWNEDEEQSLVASLQQEMDIEIDQVEKEPTPSLAEAFDYVYATKSNQLVEQQKYVTTFSQDKGGDLHG; encoded by the coding sequence ATGTTTGAAGAGAACCAATTAGCGTTTGACCGTGTACAGTTACTAAATGAAGAGGGGAAAATAAATAACCCTTCATCTGATATGCCGATTAGTAATGATACCATGTTACATATGTACAAATGGATGAAAAAAGCGAGATTGATGGATGAAAAGTTATTACGGATGCAACGACAGGGGCGGATAGGGACATACGCGCCATTAAGTGGTCAGGAGGCGGCTCAAGTAGGGAGTGCCTTTGCATTGGAAAAGAGCGATTGGTTATGTCCCAGTTACCGCGATCTTGCCGCATGCATGGTTCATGGGATGCCATTTGACCAGGTACTGCGTTATGTGAAAGGACATTTATATGGCAGCCGGAATGCGGAGGGACTGCGGATGTTGCCGATTCAGATCATCATTGCTGCACAGACTCTGCATGCAGTAGGAACTGCCTTTGCAGCCAAATTAAAGCATGAACATACCGTTTCGGTTAGCTATTTTGGCGATGGAGCAACTTCACAGGGTGATTTTCATGAAGCATTGAATTTTGCCAGTGTCTATCAATTACCTGTCGTGTTTTTCTGTCAAAACAATCATTATGCTATTAGCGTGCCACGAAAACAGCAAACAGCCAGCAATACGATCGCACAAAAAGCAATTGCATATGGGATAAAAGGCGTGCAAGTTGATGGAAATGATCTGGTTGGCGTGTATCAAGTCATGAAGGAAGCAGTACAACGAGCGAGAAATGACGAAGGGCCAACATTAATTGAGGCGGAAACCTACCGTCTGGGACCACATACGACGTCAGATGATCCTAATAAATATCGTTCCAAAGAAGAGGTACAGCAATGGATGGAGAAAAGAGATCCAATCATTCGGGTAAAGAAGTATTTGATCAGTAATCAGCTATGGAATGAGGATGAGGAACAATCTTTGGTAGCAAGCCTTCAACAGGAAATGGATATAGAAATCGACCAAGTGGAAAAAGAACCAACCCCATCATTGGCAGAGGCGTTTGACTATGTGTATGCCACGAAGAGTAATCAATTAGTGGAACAGCAAAAATATGTGACTACTTTTTCTCAAGACAAAGGTGGTGATCTCCATGGCTAA
- a CDS encoding alpha-ketoacid dehydrogenase subunit beta encodes MAKMTLLQAIKQALELEMEQDERVVILGEDIGENGGVFRVTDGLQKQFGKERVIDTPLAESAIIGTSVGMSLNGMRPIAEIQFLGFIYEAMDQLASQAARIRFKTAGGYSVPLVIRSPYGGGVRTPELHSDSLEALFSHTPGLKIVMPSNSYDAKGLLIAAIRDDDPVLFLEPMKLYRAEPQEIPEEAYEVEIGKAKLVKEGFHATIVSWGPPVVTLKKIVESYEQEGIHLELIDLRTVAPLDQETILQSVEKTERLLIVHEAVKTNGVGAEIAASVSEKGIFSLAAPILRVTGFDTPYPVGMVEDDWLPNESRIRKMIDELLSY; translated from the coding sequence ATGGCTAAAATGACGCTGTTACAGGCAATCAAACAGGCATTGGAATTGGAAATGGAACAAGATGAGCGGGTTGTCATATTGGGAGAAGATATCGGAGAAAATGGCGGTGTGTTTCGTGTGACCGATGGCTTGCAAAAGCAGTTTGGCAAAGAACGCGTCATTGATACGCCGTTAGCTGAATCAGCCATCATCGGAACATCGGTCGGAATGAGTCTGAACGGGATGCGTCCCATCGCGGAAATCCAGTTTCTAGGTTTTATTTACGAAGCAATGGATCAGCTGGCAAGTCAGGCGGCAAGAATTCGGTTTAAAACAGCTGGCGGGTATTCTGTGCCACTCGTGATAAGAAGTCCTTACGGGGGCGGAGTGCGGACGCCAGAATTGCATTCCGATAGTTTGGAAGCGTTGTTTAGTCATACGCCCGGTTTAAAAATTGTCATGCCATCCAACTCATATGATGCCAAAGGGCTTTTGATAGCCGCGATTCGCGATGACGATCCCGTCCTATTTCTGGAACCGATGAAATTATATCGGGCAGAACCCCAGGAAATTCCAGAAGAAGCTTATGAGGTCGAGATTGGTAAAGCCAAGTTGGTAAAGGAAGGATTTCACGCCACGATCGTATCTTGGGGACCGCCAGTGGTTACTTTGAAAAAAATAGTAGAATCCTATGAACAGGAAGGGATCCATTTAGAATTAATTGATTTGCGAACCGTAGCACCACTTGATCAAGAAACGATTCTGCAATCCGTGGAAAAAACGGAACGCTTACTAATCGTACATGAAGCAGTCAAAACGAATGGCGTTGGAGCGGAAATAGCTGCATCCGTTTCTGAAAAGGGAATATTTTCGCTGGCAGCTCCTATTTTACGGGTGACCGGATTTGATACGCCATATCCGGTTGGGATGGTAGAAGATGATTGGCTGCCAAATGAGAGCCGGATAAGAAAGATGATTGATGAATTGTTGAGTTATTGA
- a CDS encoding M20 family metallopeptidase, which yields MEQLYNNLDAIYDEMVDIRRHLHRHPELSFKEEKTAAYIADFHRQLGHKVRTNVGGNGVLAYLEGKRPGPTVALRADFDALPIREQTDVPFKSVNEGVMHACGHDGHTATLLGLAKVLNGMEDELEGTIVFVHQHAEELPPGGAAAMIEDGCLDGVDVIFGTHLQAQMPLGEIGYRVGPLQAAPDRFDIKIQGQGGHGAYPNDTKDSIVIGGQLINNLQQIVSRRVDPLDQAVVSICNFVAQNPYNVIADTAEMTGTVRTFKEETRDFIEKEIERVVQGTCQVSDADYEYTYTRGYPTLVNHREETEFVAELAKDVPGVEVVKETPQVMGGEDYSYYLQHVKGTFFFTGAKHPERDNPYPHHHPKFDIDERALLHAAKVLGKATLQYMKDHAVKSVNQVG from the coding sequence TTGGAACAGTTATATAACAATTTAGACGCGATCTATGACGAAATGGTCGATATTCGCCGCCATCTGCATCGACATCCGGAACTATCGTTCAAGGAGGAGAAAACAGCGGCGTATATTGCTGATTTTCATAGGCAATTAGGGCACAAGGTTCGTACCAATGTAGGTGGGAATGGAGTGTTGGCTTATTTGGAAGGAAAAAGGCCAGGGCCTACCGTAGCATTACGTGCAGATTTTGATGCCCTGCCAATTCGGGAACAGACGGATGTACCATTTAAATCAGTTAATGAAGGGGTAATGCATGCTTGCGGCCATGATGGACACACTGCAACTTTATTAGGCCTTGCCAAAGTGTTGAACGGAATGGAAGATGAACTGGAAGGAACAATTGTTTTCGTGCATCAGCATGCCGAGGAATTGCCGCCGGGTGGTGCCGCAGCGATGATTGAGGATGGCTGCCTGGACGGAGTGGATGTTATCTTTGGCACCCATTTACAGGCACAGATGCCACTGGGTGAAATTGGTTATCGGGTTGGCCCATTACAAGCCGCGCCAGACCGTTTTGATATTAAAATTCAAGGTCAAGGCGGACATGGAGCCTATCCAAACGATACGAAAGATAGTATTGTAATCGGCGGGCAGCTCATCAATAACCTGCAGCAAATTGTAAGCAGACGTGTTGACCCGCTTGATCAGGCCGTTGTTTCAATTTGTAATTTCGTTGCACAAAACCCGTATAATGTGATTGCCGACACTGCTGAAATGACAGGAACGGTTCGTACGTTCAAAGAAGAAACGCGTGATTTTATTGAAAAGGAAATTGAACGTGTAGTCCAGGGAACATGCCAAGTGTCCGATGCAGATTATGAATATACATATACGCGTGGCTATCCGACGCTTGTCAATCATCGGGAAGAAACGGAATTTGTTGCCGAACTTGCCAAAGATGTGCCTGGTGTGGAAGTTGTCAAGGAAACACCACAGGTTATGGGTGGCGAGGACTATTCGTACTATCTGCAACATGTGAAAGGGACATTTTTCTTTACAGGCGCTAAACATCCAGAACGAGACAATCCATATCCGCACCACCATCCCAAATTTGATATTGATGAGCGCGCATTGTTACATGCTGCAAAAGTACTCGGAAAAGCGACATTGCAATATATGAAGGATCACGCGGTCAAATCGGTAAATCAAGTCGGATAA